Within the Govania unica genome, the region CCTGACCGAGGGCGAGGCCATCCGCTTCACCGGCATTCCATCTTTCGCGCCCGAGCATCTGCAATCGGTCCGCGCCGAAGATCCAATGAAATCCAAGCATTTATCCCGCGCTTTGGAGCAATTGGCTGAAGAAGGCGTGGCCCGAGTGTTCAAGGCCTATCTCGGCGGCGAATGGATCGTCGGCGTGGTCGGGGTGCTGCAGTTCGACGTTCTCGCCGACCGCATCCGCACCGAATATGAAGTCCCGGTCAGATTCGAAGCCTCGACGCTTTTTACCGCGCAATGGGTGGAATGCGACGATCACAACGAGCTGAAGAGATTCATCGACATCAACAAAGCCAATATGGCCGAGGACCACACCGGCTCCCCGGTCTTCCTCGCCCGCAATTCCTGGCGGCTGGACAAGGCCAAGGAAGATTTCCCGAAGGTCCGGTTCCTGAAGGTTAAGGAACAGGTGGTTTAAGGGCTGTGCGGCGGAACCATGGATGCGCGGGTCAAGCCCGCGTATGACAGTCATATAATTGTCATTGCCGGGCTTGACCCGGCAATCCATCTGTCCGCTATTCGAAACTCACGCCGGATTCTTCGGCGCCAGCAGCGGTTCCCCGCTCAGCTCCGTCGGGGCGCAGAAATCGGCGCCGTCGGCTAGTTTTTTGCAAAGCTTCTGGGCATCTTCGCGGCTGGCGAGCGGGCCGGCGATGAGGCGATAATATTTGCCGTCCTTGCCACCCATGACCAGTGCCGCCACCTGCGGCGTAAACAGCGGCAGCACCGTCGGGAATTTCTTTACCAGCGTGCGCCAGCCCTCGGCCGCCATTTCCGGCGAACGATAGGACGCGAGGTGAACCCCGAATTTGCCGTCGACTGCGGGTTTCACACCATTGTCCGGCACAGCTGTCTGTACGGGTTTTACCGGCAGAATCGATTTCGGCCCCGTGCTTGCCCCCGTACTGGCCGCGGCGGGCTTGGGAGCAGCTTCGGAAGGCGGGGCAGGCACGCTGTCCTGTGGTTGTTCGCTCTTCACCCGTCGCACGGCTTCAAGTTCGGCCCTGAGGCCACTCACTTCGCTGCGCAGGCTGATGATTTCAGCGTCCTTGGAGGTATCTTGCTGAGGCGTGGGGACCGTTTGGCATTGGGCTGCGACGGGCCCGGGCATTTCCGTCACGGGCAGGATTTCAGGCATGGGATTGGTCGCGCAGCCGCCAAGCATGACGGCGGCCAGAAATCCGCAGCAAACAGTCCTGGATCCGATAAGTCTCATGCTCATAAAGTCGGGGGCAAAGGTTACTAAACTGTTTCCTTTTGTAATAATTCTTCTTTGACATCAAGATTGTCGATAGGAAATTTGCAAAGGCTTTGGCTGCTGTTAGCCTGTGACACAGATACCACTCAGGAGCTTTGATGATGGACAGGATCGACGCGGACCCGGCAGCAGCCCCCATGGCCATAGACCGCGCAGCTTATCGCCCGCCTGCCTTTGCCATCGAGCATCTCGATTTGAATTTTTATCTCGATTCGTCGCGAACCCGGGTCCGGTCGGTCCTCAAGGTCACCCGGCGCGAGGCGGGTGCGCCGCTCCTGCTCAACGGCCATGGTCTTGAGCTTGAGAGCATCCGCATCGATGGGGCGCCGCTCGCACCCGCGCGTTATAAGGTGACGGCGGACAGTCTGATCATAATGGACGTGCCCGATCACTTCACGCTTGAGATCGGGACCCTGATCAACCCGGAGGCCAATACAGCGCTTGAGGGACTGTACCAGTCGCGCGGGCTGTTCTGCACGCAATGCGAGGCGGAGGGATTCCGCCGCATCACCTATTTCCCCGATCGTCCCGACGTCATGACCACCTATCGCGTGCGTCTGGAGGCGGACCGTGAAGCCTGTCCGGTTCTGCTTTCGAACGGCAACCTGATTGATGAGGGCGATCTGCCCGGTGGCCGCCATTTTGCCCTGTGGGAAGATCCGTTCCCGAAGCCAAGCTATCTGTTCGCGCTGGTGGCCGGGCATCTTGGCCATATCGAGGATTTCTTCACCACCGCCTCGGGCCGTCGCGTCACTTTGCGGATTTATGCCGCGCCGCGCGATCTTGATAAATGCGACCATGCGATGGTTTCGCTCAAATCCTCCATGCGCTGGGATGAGGAGCTTTATGGCCGCGAATATGACCTCGATATTTTCAATATCGTGGCCATTTCCGACTTCAATATGGGGGCGATGGAGAACAAAAGCCTCAATCTCTTCAACACAAAATGCGTGCTGGCCAAGGCGGAAACCGCGACCGACGCCGATTTCGCGGCGGTCGAGAGCATCATCGCCCATGAATATTTCCACAATTGGACCGGCAATCGGGTCACCTGCCGCGACTGGTTCCAGCTCAGCCTGAAGGAAGGCCTGACCGTATTCCGCGATCAGGAATTCTCGGCCGACATGGGCTCGCGCGCGGTCAAGCGCATTGAAGATGTGCGTCTGCTCAGAAGCCATCAGTTCCCCGAGGATAGCGGCCCGCTGGCCCATCCCGTGCGTCCGGACAGTTATATCGAGATCAATAATTTCTACACCGCGACCGTTTATGAAAAAGGCGCGGAAATCATCCGCATGATCCACAGCCTGCTTGGACCTGAGGGCTTCCGCAAAGGCATGGATCTGTATTTCGAACGCCATGATGGTCAGGCCGTCACCTGCGATGATTTTGTCGCTGCTATGGAGGATGCGACCGGCGTCGATCTCACCCAGTTCCGTCTGTGGTATTCGCAGGCCGGAACGCCCATGGTCGAAGTGGCGACGGACTATGATGCAGCGCGTCAGCTCTATCATCTGACGCTCCGTCAAGCGACTCCGGCAACGCCCGGTCAGCCGGGTAAAAAGCCACTTCACATGCCGATTGCCGTCGGGCTTCTTGGGGCGGATGGTCAGCCGCTTGACGTG harbors:
- a CDS encoding SPOR domain-containing protein — encoded protein: MRLIGSRTVCCGFLAAVMLGGCATNPMPEILPVTEMPGPVAAQCQTVPTPQQDTSKDAEIISLRSEVSGLRAELEAVRRVKSEQPQDSVPAPPSEAAPKPAAASTGASTGPKSILPVKPVQTAVPDNGVKPAVDGKFGVHLASYRSPEMAAEGWRTLVKKFPTVLPLFTPQVAALVMGGKDGKYYRLIAGPLASREDAQKLCKKLADGADFCAPTELSGEPLLAPKNPA
- the pepN gene encoding aminopeptidase N; amino-acid sequence: MDRIDADPAAAPMAIDRAAYRPPAFAIEHLDLNFYLDSSRTRVRSVLKVTRREAGAPLLLNGHGLELESIRIDGAPLAPARYKVTADSLIIMDVPDHFTLEIGTLINPEANTALEGLYQSRGLFCTQCEAEGFRRITYFPDRPDVMTTYRVRLEADREACPVLLSNGNLIDEGDLPGGRHFALWEDPFPKPSYLFALVAGHLGHIEDFFTTASGRRVTLRIYAAPRDLDKCDHAMVSLKSSMRWDEELYGREYDLDIFNIVAISDFNMGAMENKSLNLFNTKCVLAKAETATDADFAAVESIIAHEYFHNWTGNRVTCRDWFQLSLKEGLTVFRDQEFSADMGSRAVKRIEDVRLLRSHQFPEDSGPLAHPVRPDSYIEINNFYTATVYEKGAEIIRMIHSLLGPEGFRKGMDLYFERHDGQAVTCDDFVAAMEDATGVDLTQFRLWYSQAGTPMVEVATDYDAARQLYHLTLRQATPATPGQPGKKPLHMPIAVGLLGADGQPLDVTIAGNEGMHADAQGTVMLNLRDARETFTFSNVRERPVPSILRGFSAPVRVLAELSRDELRFLMAHDNDAFNRWEAGQRLATLVLLDLVAAVQAGRTLALETADIEAYRRVLSDHTADKALIAETLTLPSEGDIAAEMRVIDTDAIHTARSFMRATLGRVLGPEFHELYKANQTSDSYRFTAGDVAARQLKNMALGYLMAVGSLDATTLALRQFAVADNMTDEAAALRVLVQSDRVERHAALAAFYAKWRDEDLVIDKWFSLQATAPQEDTIDHVTALTAHADFTLRNPNRVRSLIGAFTQMNPVRFHDSSGRGYRFLREQVSALNSINPQIAARLLQPLGRWQKHDANRQALMKAELEALLKGDLSRDVYEVAVKSLGRG